The DNA window TCGGCCACGCCCGCCGCGACGGGCACGGGATCCGCCGCCTGCGCGGTGCCCGGGATGATGCCGAGACCGGCTGCGACGAGGGCAGCGGTCATTACGAGTCGGTGGTTGCGCACCGGCCCCCCAGTTGTGGTGATGAGCAAAGTGCGGCCACCGTATGGAAGGTTCCGGCCAAGGGTGACGGGCTTCTGGCGGGATTCACTCCATAGGGGCCAGGGCTTTACCGGCTGTACGGTTTGCGATCGACAAAGGCCTCCGACGAGGCACCGGGCCACGGCCAGTAGGGTTGCGGCGTGGACACTTCTTCGCTCCCTCGTTCCTTCCGGCTGCTCGTGACGGGCGGCGGGACCGGCGGTCACACGTACCCGGCCCTGACGGCGATCCGTACCCTGCAAGGACGCCTCGCGGCCGCGGGCGGCACGCTGGACGTCCTGTGGATCGGGACCGCGGACGGCCTGGAGGCCCGGGTGGCGCCGGCGGAGGGCATCGCGTTCAGGACGGTGGCCACCGGCAAGATCCGCCGCTCGGCGAACCCGCTCAAGATGCTGTCGGCGGCGAACGTGAAGGACATGGCCCGGGTGCCGCTCGGCGTCGCCCAGGCGCGGTCGATCGTGTCCGAGTTCCAGCCCGACGTCGTACTCGCGACCGGCGGGTACGTGGCGGTCCCGGCCGGGCTGGCGGCGCGGCTGTGCCGGCGTCCGCTGGTCCTGCACGAACAGACGGTCCGGCTCGGCCTGGCCAACCGGAAGCTCGCGAGCTCGGCGACGCGGATCGCGGTGTCCTCGGAGTCGTCACTGCCGCTGCTGCCCGCCGAGGTGCGCGAGCGCGCCGTCGTCACCGGGAACCCGGTGCGGCCGGAGGTCCTGACCGGTCATCCGGACAAGGCGGTCGCGGCGCTGGCCCTGCACGGCTTCGAGCGGCGGCTGCCCACGGTCTACGTCACCGGCGGAGCGCAGGGCGCCCAGCAGATCAACGGTGTCGTCCGGGACGTGCTCCCCTGGCTCCTGACGCACGCGAACGTGATCCACCAATGCGGGCCGGCGAACGTGGACGAGCTCCGGGCGGCCGCCGCGGGCCTCGATCCGGTCCTCGCCGCCCGTTACCACCTGACCGGGTTCGTCGGGGCCGAACTGCCCGACGTCCTGGCGCTGGCCGATGTCGTCGTCTCCCGCAGCGGCGCCGGCACGCTGGCCGAGCTGACCGCGCTGGGCAAGCCCGCCGTGTTCGTGCCGCTCGCCACCTCCGCGGGGAACGAGCAGGCGCACAACGCCCGCCACCTGGCCGACGCGGGGGCCGCGGTCGCGCTGCTCGGCGAGGTCACCGCGCACACCCTGCACGACGCCGTAGGCCCGCTCCTGACCGACCCCGCCCGGCGGGCGGCGATGGCGGAACGGGCTCGCGCGTACGGGCGGCCGGACGCCGCGGACCGGCTCGTGGACGTGCTCCTGTCAGCGGCGTCCGGCTGACCCCCCCTACGTGGTGATGGCGGCGCACAGCAGGGGGCGACCGGGGGTGCATTCGGCCATTCGGTGCGGCGCGGGCTGAGGGCTCAGGGCTCAGGGCTCACACAGGCGTACGGCGAGGGCGGCGATGTCGTCGTCCAGGCGTCCTCTGCTGTAGCGGAGGAGGTCGCGGTGAAGGGCCGCGAGCAGTTCGCGGGGCGGTGTCGGGGGCTGTCCGCGCATCCAGGCCGCGAGCGGGAAGAACTCGCCGTCGCGGGCGCGGGCCTCGGCGATCCCGTCGGTGTACAGGAGCAGCAGGTCGCCGGGGGCGAAGTCGAATGTGTCGACGTTGTAGTGGTCGCCGATGAGCTCCGCGAGGCTGAGCAGGGGCGAGGGGGTGGCCGACTCGAGGACACGGAGTTCGCCGGGGTTCAGGAGCAGCGGCGGGGGGTGTCCGCAGTTGAGGATGTCGATGCGTCCGCCCCCGTGCGGGATCTGGACGAGCAGGGCGGTGGCGAAGCGCTCCATCGGCCCGTCGGGGGGAAAAGCGGCGTTGTACCGGCTGCTGCTGGCGTCCAGTCGGCGGGCGACGCTGACCATGTCCCTCTCGCTGTAGGCCGCCTCCCGGAACGCGTTGACGATCGCCGCGGCCGCCCCCACCGCGGGCAGGCCCTTGCCTCGCACGTCACCGATGAGCAGCCGGACCCCGTAGGGCGTGTCGACCACCTCGTAGAAGTCCCCGCCGATGCGGGCCTCCGCGGCGGCCGCGAGGTACAGCGACTCGATCTCGATGCTGCCGAAGCGGCGGGGCATGGGGCTCAGCACCACTTGCTGTGCCGCGTCGGCGACGAGCCGTACCTGGAACAGGGTGCGCTCGCGCTGGAGCCGGACGTGGCTTCCGTAGGCGGCGGCCACGGTGACCGCGATGATCCCCGCGGCCGTCCACCACGTTCCGAGGTCGGGGAAGACGAGGCCGAGGCCGATCATCAGGAAGAGGCAGACCGTACCGAGCAGGACGGTGGGAAGGACGGGCCACATGGCGGCGGCGAGGGCCGGCGCCGCGGGCAGCAGGCGGCTGAAGGCCATTTCCGGCGGGGTGGCGTAGGCCAGGCCGGCGATGACGACGGTCAGGATGACCGGCGACAGCCGCACAAGTCTTCCGGGGCCGGTGCGCCTGCGGGGCCGCGGCCGTCCAGACTCGATCACCTCACCAGACTATCCGCGCAATATGGGCACAGCGCTTCGACGTACGGAGTCGACTGCCCGGCGGGCCACCCTACGGCCACATCGAACACCTGAGCGAGCGGGGACGCCGACTGGCGCAGACCGCCGAACATGCGGCGCGCACCGAAGGAATGGTTTCAGCCGATTCACCCCCTTCTAGAGATCGCGCCCGGCGGCGCGCGCTCGCCGGTAGCCGATGATCCTGAACTCCAGAACACGCCGCGCCGAGCCGGCCATCAGCGGCGCAGAGCGGTGCGAAGCGTCAGTCCGTGGTGGTGGCGCAGTCGGTACAGCTCCCAACAGGACAAGGTCGTCACCGTCAGGGGGGCGCCGAGGATGAAGGCCACCCGGGCGCCCGCCGGGACCTGGGCATAGGACCCCGTGACCAGGTCCAGGAGGGCCATCTCCCAGACCAGGACACCGGCGAGGATCGGCGGCAGCACCTCGTGGATGTCGGCGGTGCGGAAGACGTGCACCAGCGACAGCCCGATGCCGTACAGGGCGAAGCCGATCGACCACAGGCACAGCACGACCATGACGATCTTGCCGGGCAGCCCCACGGCGTCGCGCAGACCCGACAGCTCCGGGGCCATGGCGAGGGCGCCGGTGCCCATGGACACCATCATGGCCACGACGGAGCCGAGCGGGCGCAGCGCCCGGCGCAGGTAGACCCGGCGCAGCCCGTCCCGCGCGGATGCCACGAAGACGCCGACCACCACCGGGAACGTACAGACGAGTACCAGAACACTGGTCCAGCTCTGGTCGAGCCGTTCGCCGGCCACGCCCTGGACGTCGGCGGCGCTCGCGACGGCGTTGTAGGTGACCATCAGGCCCACCCAGGCGACGAGTCCCAGCCCGGTCCGCCACAACTGAAGCTTGCGGACCAGCGGGTCGGCGACGATCCCGGGGCGCGAAGGGCGGAAGGTGCACTGGGCGGCGTAGAAGGGGTTGTAGAGGCCGCGCAGGATCTTCCGGGCCCGCGAGGGCTCTGCGGGCGGGGGCGGGCCCGGTGCGTAAGGCGGCGCGTACGGGTATCCCGGCGGCGGAGCGGGCTGGCCGGACTGGGCGTACGGGTATCCCGGCGGCGGACCCGCCTGGGCGTACGGGTATCCCTGCCGGGGGACCTGTGCAGCAGAGGGGTGTCCCGGCGGGAAGGCCGCGGCGCCGCCGCCCGCCGGGCCGCCGTACCCGCCGCCGCCCTGGCCACCGCCGCCGTACCCGCCGCCGCCGTATCCGCTCATGCCACGCACCCCCGATGCCCACGTCCTGCCGAACCCCGGCATCCTAGTGGCGGCGCGTGACCGGAACATTCACTTCCGGTTCATTCCCCATAAAATGGGTAAAGCATCGGAAAAGTACTAGATGCCGCGCTCCCTCCCCGTGGTCAGGAGGCGCAAGCGATGGATCCCTGGCTGATCTGGCTGACCGCCGCCCTGCTTCTGGGCGCGGCGGAGATCTTCACCCTCACCGCTGCGCTCGGGCTGCTCGGGGGCGCCGCACTGATCACCGCCGCGTTCGCGGCGCTGGGGCTGCCCCTCCCCTTGCAGTTCCTGCTGTTCGCGGTCGTGGCGACAGCGGGGGTGCTGTTCGTGCGTCCGATCGCCCTGCGCCGCCTGGCCCCTCCCCCGGAGGCGCGGTTCGGCGTGGACGCCCTGGTCGGCGGCTCCGCCTACGTCACGTCCGAGGTGACGGGATGGGGCGGCAGGGTCCGCATCGGCGGTGAGGAGTGGACGGCCTGCGCGTACGACGAGACGCTGGTGATCCCACCCGGCACGACCGTCGACGTCATCGAGATCAAGGGAACCACGGCGCTCGTCTATCCCCGGGAGTGAGCCATGGAAGCATCGGCGTTCCTCGTCGTCGGCCTGCTCGTCGCCGTCTTCGCCGTGTTCACCGTGCTGCGCGCGGTACGCATCGTCCCGCAGGCCCGCGCCCGCAACGTCGAACGCCTCGGCCGCTACCACCGCACCCTGAAACCCGGCCTCAACATCGTCATCCCGTACATCGACCGCGTCCACCCGGTGATCGACCTGCGCGAGCAGGTCGTCTCCTTCAAGCCCCAGCCGGTCATCACGGAGGACAACCTGGTCGTCGAGATCGACACCGTCCTGTACTTCCAGGTCACCGACCCCCGCGCGGCCGCATACGAGATCGCCAACTTCCTGCAGGCGGTGGAGCAGCTGACGGTGACGACCCTGCGCAACGTCGTCGGGTCGATGGACCTGGAAAAGACCCTGACCTCACGGGACACCATCAACAACCAGCTCCGCGGCGTCCTCGACGAGGCCACCGGCAAGTGGGGACTGCGGGTCAACCGGGTGGAGATCAAGGCCATCGACCCGCCGCAGTCCATCAAGGACGCCATGGAGAAGCAGATGCGGGCCGAGCGGGACAAGCGGGCCGCCATCCTCGGAGCCGAGGGGCAGCGGCAGTCCCAGATCCTCACGGCGGAAGGCGACAAGCAGTCCGCGGTGCTGCGGGCGGAGGGCAACCGGACCGCCGAGATCCTCAAGGCGGAGGGCCAATCGCGGGCCATCGACGAGGTGTTCCAGGCGGTCCACCGCAACGACCCCGACCCCAAGCTGCTCGCCTACCAGTACCTCCAGATGCTCCCCCAGCTCGCGCAAGGCCCGGGCAACACGTTCTGGGTGATACCCGGCGAGGTGACCTCCGCCCTCCAGAACGTCACCCGCGCCTTCTCCCACGTACTCCCCCAGTCCGCCGCCACCCGTGAGGCCTCCTCCGACGACCTGGCCGTCCAGGCCGCGAACGACGCGGCGAAAGCGGCGGAGGCCGCCGCCGAGGCCCTCGCCGACGCGGCGGAGGCCGACGCGAGCGCCACCGGGGCAGCGCCGTTCGGATCCCCCGCCCCGGCCCCCCGCGACCCGCCGCAGCCGCCGCCTCCCGGTCCGCCGGGCTGAGGTCCGCCGCCTTCCCGCCACGAGGGGCCGCCGGGGTCGCACGAGCCGGGGGCGCCCTCGCCGCCATGCCGCTACGCCGTGCTGACCGCCCCCTGTACGACCCGGCGCTCAACGCCCTCCACCGGGCCTACGCCGACCGGCTCCTGGAGCAGTTGTCCACCGCCGCGACCGCGGCCGAGCGCGTGCGGAGGTGGCTGGAGCGCGCCGCGCTCGAGGAGGCGGGCCCCGAGGGCCCCGCCGAGGAGCTCAACCTGAGCGTCCCCAGCCTGCGCAGGGCCCCTCCCGCCATCCCCTGGTCGGCGGCGGAGGGCGGGCTCAGGCCTGCGTGGGGTCCCCGGGGATCGGGTGCACCTCGACCGGGTCGCTGCCGGGCGTGCCGCCCGGGCCGGGGCACGCCGATGCCCGGGCGGCGATCTCCAGGGCCCGGTCCTCGCTCTCGACGTCGACCACCCAGTACCCGGCCAGGATGTGTCCGCCGGCCTGGCCGGGCCCGGCCGTCACCTGCGGCCGTCCGTCGCTCCCGGCCCGCACCGTCTTGACCAGGGAAGGACCGCCCAGCCCCTGCCCGTCCACCCACTCCCCCGCGGAGGTCAGGTCCTCGTTGAGGGCGTTCATGTGGGCGAACATGGCCTCCATGTCGTCCTTGGAGTACGACGACATGACGGCGTCCCACTGCTCGACCGGCACGTTCATCTGGATCATGTACTTCATGTTCCTCACCCTTCCCGGGCTGCTCCTGGGGCTGGCTTTCAGCCTTCCGGAGAGGTAGACCGCCGGCCACCGGAGAACTCATCGGTGCCCGCCGACCCGGGAGCCTGTCTGGACGGCCCTGCCGTCTACGGCTTCAGGTGAGGGGCCTCTGCCTCCAGGGCGAACGCGTGGCCGGCCGGGTCCGCATAGCGCCGCACGGTGGTCCGGCTGCCGGGCGCGGCGCCGTCGTCCTGCGCGGTCATCGGGCGGGCCCCGAGGGCCACGGCCTCGCGTTCGGCCTCGTCGAGGTCCTGCGCGTCGACCAGGATCAGCACGTGGGCCTGGTGGGAGCCTTCCGGGAGCGGCCAGCTCGGCGGTACGTGGGACGGATCGCGGCGGATGCCGAGCACCGCGCCCGTGGGGCCGGTGACGAGGAGGAGTTCCCCGTCGCCGGGCGCCGGTTCCACCGTGGCACCGAGCAGGTCGGCGTAGAACCGTGCCAGCAGCTCGGGCTCGGCACTGTCGAGGACGAGAACGGTCGTCTTGGGTACGGTCATGCCCGGCGTTTGCCCTGTGTCGGCGTCCGTACGCGGGGAGTTGCCGAGGGAGCGGGAGCCAGGGGGGAGCGTTGAGGGGTCGTCAGGTCCGGCACGGCTTCGGTACGGCTCCTGTCATCCCGCCCGGCCAGGAGGCGTTCGCCTCGGGCGCCGGCGCGAGGACCACCCGGGGCAGGGCGTCGGGGTGCTTCTCGGAGAGCCAGGCGATCAGTTGCTCCCGTACGGCGCAGCGCACGGTCCACAGGTCGTCGGCGTCCTTCGCGGTGACGATCGCGCGCAGGACGATGGTGGACGGGGTCGTCTCGGTGACGGCGACGTCCCAGCCGCGGCCGTCCCACTCCCGGCAGTGGTTCAGGATCTCGTGCACCTTGTCGCGGATGAGGTCAACGGGCGCGCAGTGGTCGCAGTGGAAGAAGACGGTGCCGGTCATCTGCACGCCGCCCCGGGACCAGTTCTCGAAGGGGCGGGAGGTGAAGTACGAGACGGGCATGGTGATGCGGCGTTCGTCCCAGGTCCGTACGGCGAGGAAGGTGAGGGTGATGTCCTCCACCACTCCCCACTCACCGGCGACCACGACCGTGTCCCCGATGCGCACCATGTCGCCGAAGGCGATTTGGAAGCCGGCGAAGAGGTTGCCCAGCGTCGACTGGGCGGCGATGCCCGCGACGATGCCGATGATCCCGGCTGAGGCCAGCATAGAGGTACCGAGCGCACGGAAGCTGGGGAAGACGAGCAGCATGGCCGCGACGGCGACGACCGCGACGACGGCGGTCACGACCCGCATGATCAGGCTCACCTGGGTGCGGACCCTGCGCACCCGGGCCGGGTCGCGGGTGCCGGTGGCGTAGCGGGCGTACCCGGTCTCCACGGCGGCGGAGGCCACACCCACGACGAGCCAGGCGCCCGCGCCGATCAGGGCGAGCGAGAGGATCCGGCCGACGGCTGCCTGGTTCTCCTGGAGCGGCTGCCACGCCGTCTGCCGGTAGGCGCCCCTGAGCACCGCGGCGAGCAGCACGATCTGCAACGCGGGGAGGCAGCGGCGCAGCTTGTTCCACAGGGGCGTCTCCGGGTGGCGGGTGTCGGCCCGGCGCAGCAGCAGTCCGGCGGCCCATCCGGCCACGACGGTGAGCAGGACCGAGCCGCCCAGAACGGTCAGCAGGCGAAGAACGGTGTTCATGTCTCCTCAGCGGTTGTCGGGGGCATGGACTGCCCCCGCGCCTGCCCACCAGCGGCGCGCCGACACGTCGCCCCACGCATGGCCCCGGCCACCTTCGGGCACGTGCGTTCCGTGACAGGGATCCCGAACACCGCATCGCGCGGCACAGGCCGGCTCGCCGAAGTCGCGGTCCGCACCCGCGGCGCGCTCGCGCGTACGGCCGTGCGCGTCTGGACCGACAACGTCGCCGACCAGGCAGCGGCACTCACCTACTACGCGGTCCTCGCGCTCCTGCCCGCCCTCGTCATCGCGGTCTCGCTGGTGGGGCTGCTGGGCGGGGCCACGCGCGACCGGCTGGTCGCCGAGCTCACCTCGTACGCGCCGCCCCAGTCGGCGCAGGTGCTGCGCGAGGCGCTCGACGGGCTCTCGGCGGCGAACACCTCGATCTGGTTGCTGCTTGCCAGCGGTGCCGTGAGCGCGCTGTGGTCGGCGTGCAGCTATCTGGCGGTGTTCCGCCGCGCCCTGCACACGATGCACCGGGTGCCCGACACGCGGCCGCCGCTGCGGGCGGCGCACACGCTGCTCATGACGGCCACGCTGCTGCTGGTCCTGCTGGTGGCGGGCGCCGCCGGGCTGGTCGTGTCGGGGCCGGCGGCCCACTGGGCCATGCGGACCGCGGGCGCGGGGTCGGGCACCGTGCACAGCGTGGCGCTGCTGCGCTGGCCGGTGCTGCTGGTGGTCGTGACCCTGCTCGTCCTGGTGCTCTTCCGTACCGGCCCGGCGCAGACCCGCGGCAAGCGCCGGGGCCTGCCCGGCGGCGTCCTGGCGACCCTGCTGTGGCTCGCCGCCTCGGGGCTCTTCACGCTCTACACCCAGCTGGACACCTACGGCCGGCTCTACGGCTCGCTGGCCGGGATCGTCGTCTTCGTCGTCTGGCTGTGGTTCGCCAACCTCGCCCTGCTCACGGGCGCCCAGTTCAACGCGGAACGGGCCCGGGACCGGGCCGGCAGGGCGGCGCCGGGCGGCCCGGCAGGCGCTGCGACACCCTGAACCGACGGACCAGCGGCCCCGGGGGCCCCGCCGACAGTAGCGTGACCGCATGCGCACATGGACGGGCAAACCGTATCCCCTGGGAGCGACGTACGACGTCTCCGGGACGAACTTCGCACTGTTCTCCGAGGTCGCCGAGGCCGTGGAGCTGGTTCTGCTCGACGACGCGGGGCACGAGACCCGCGTACCGATGACCGAGATCGACCGGTCCGCGTGGCACATCCACCTCCCGGACGTGGGCCCCGGCCAGCGGTACGGCTACCGCGTGAGCGGCCCCTTCGACCCGGCCGCCGGGCACCGTTGCAATCCGGCCAAGCTCCTCCTCGACCCGTACGCGACGGCCTTCGACGGGGCGCTCGACCACCACGAGTCGCTCTACGGCCACCACTTCGCGGACGGCGCGGAGCCCAACACCCTGGACAGCGCGGGCCACACCATGCTGTCCGTGGTCACCGACCGCGGCTTCGACTGGGGCGACGACCGGCCGCCCGGCCACCCGTACGCCGAGAGCGTCATCTACGAGGGCCACGTACGCGGACTCACGCGCACCCACCCCGCCCTGCCCGAGGAACTGCGCGGCACCTACGCGGGCATCGCCCACCCCGCCATCCTCGACCACCTCACGGGCCTGGGGGTGACCGCGCTGGAACTGATGCCGGTGCACCAGTTCATCCAGGACGGCCACCTGGCGGAGAAGGGCCTGTCCAACTACTGGGGCTACAACACCATCGGCTTCTTCGCACCGCACAACGCCTACGCGGCCGCGGTGGGCCGCGGAGCGCAGGTCACCGAGTTCAAGCAGATGGTGAAGGCGCTGCACGCGGCGGGCATCGAGGTGATCCTCGACGTCGTCTACAACCACACCGCCGAGGGAAACGACAAGGGTCCCGTCCTGGCGTTCAAGGGGATCGACAACGCCGCCTACTACCGTCTGGTCGACGAGGACCGCTCCCAGTACTACGACACCACTGGCACCGGCAACAGCCTGCTGATGCGCCACCCCAACGTGCTGCAGCTCATCATGGACTCGCTGCGCTACTGGGTCCAGGAGATGCACGTCGACGGCTTCCGGTTCGACCTCGCCGCCACCCTGGCCCGCCAGTTCCACGAGGTCGACCGGCTCTCGGCGTTCTTCGACGTCATCCAGCAGGACCCGGTGATCAGCCGCGTCAAACTCATCGCCGAACCCTGGGACCTCGGCGAAGGGGGCTATCAGGTCGGCAACTTCCCGCCCCTGTGGTCGGAGTGGAACGGGCGCTACCGCGACGCCGTGCGTGACTACTGGCGCGGCGCCGACGGCACGCTCGGCGAATTCGCCGCCCGTATCACCGGCTCCGCCGACCTGTACGAACACGACCGGCGACGCCCCCTCGCCAGCGTCAACTTCGTCACGGCGCACGACGGGTTCACCCTGCGCGACCTGGTGTCCTACGACCGCAAGCACAACGAGGAGAACGGGGAGGACGGGCGGGACGGCGAGGACCACAACCGGTCCTGGAACTGCGGAGCGGAAGGCGAGACGGACGACCCCGGCATCCTGGCCCTGCGCGAACGACAGCAGCGCAACCTCATGACCACGCTGATCCTCTCCCAGGGCATCCCGATGATCAGCCACGGGGACGAGCTGGGCCGTACCCAGGGCGGCAACAACAACGCCTACTGCCAGGACAACCCGACCACCTGGATCGACTGGAACGTCGACGAACCCGGTCGGCGGCTCCTCGAGTTCACCTCCGGCCTCATCCGGCTGCGCCGCGACCACCCGGTGCTGCGGCGCCGGCGCTTCTTCTCCGGGCGGGCCGCCGGACACACCGGCCGGCTGCCCGCGGACGTCGAGTGGCTCCGCCCCGATGCCACGCCGATGGAGGACGAGGACTGGACGTGGCCGAAGGCAGGCGCGCTGACCGTGTTCCTCAACGGCGAGGCGATCACCGAGCCGGACCGCTACGGCAACCGGGTCACCGACGACTCCTTCCTGCTGATGTTCAACGGCTCGGACACGGTGATCGACTTCCGCCTGCCCGGCGAGCGGTTCGCCGTCCGCTGGACCCAGCTGGTCGACACCGCGAGCACCGACGCCCCGGACGAACGGGAGTTGAAGGCGGGCAGCACGCTGCGGCTGGAGTCGTTCAGCACCGTGGTCCTGCGCAGCGCTCGGGAGGATGCGGCGCCGGACGAGAGGTGAGCTCTGCGCACGGCTCCGGGACGGGCGCTGTCTCGGGGGACCGAGCCGGTTCGCCCGGGCGGCCCGGCCCCGCGCCGCAGCTCGCGTGCGGACCGCCGGCAGACAGCCGGTACCGGACCGGATGGACGGGCCGGAGCTGGGCAGCAGCGGAACATGGCTGTCCTACGAAAGCTCGCCCGTCCCCTACTCGCCGCCCCGTTCCTCACCGGCGGGCTGCGCACCCTGCGCCGCCCCGAGGCCGTCGTGGAGGTCGCCCAACCCGTCGTCCGGGTGATCGGGAAGTACGCCCCGGCCCTGGCCGGGGATCCGCGCCAACTGGTACGCGTCACCGGCTCGGTCCAGGCCGCGGCGGGTCTGATGCTCGCGACGGGGCGCGCCCCGCGCCTGGCCGCGCTCGCGCTCGCCGCCACGCTGGTGCCGACCTCCCTCGCCGCACACGCCTTCTGGACGGTGGAGGAACCCGAGGAGCGCGCACGGCAGCGCGCTCACTTCCTGACCGACCTCTCCGCGCTGGGAGGGCTCCTGATCGCCGCCGCGGACACCCACGGCAAGCCCTCCCTCGCCTACCGCTCCCGACACGCACTCGACCACCGGCACCCGGTCCAAGCCGTCCGCCGCCCCGCCGAAGCGGCGGCGGCGAGTACGGTCAACCGGGCCAAGGCCGTCACCGGCTCCCTCACCGGCTCCCGCTGAGGGCGGGCCGCATCGGCTGCCGCGGGGCGGGCCCCGCGGTCGGCACCTCCACGGATCGCACGTCATCCGGGTCCCGGCGCCCGCCGCCGGGACCCGACCGGAACGACGAGGAGCACCACATGGCAGACGACCACCGCACCGCCACCGCCCATCGGCGGTCCCTCGGCTCGTTGCTCCGGCCCACCGCGCTCTGCCCGCGGCTTTTGATCCGGACCCTGGCCGACGTCACCCGCAGTACGCGGCACCGCCGTACCGCGGGCACCCAAGCCGTCTGCCCGACCGCGGCCGAGCACCGCTCGTGCCCCGTGCGGGAGGACGAGTCCGGATCCGGCTCCGCGAAGGGGCCACGATGCGGGGAGAACCTCCCGGATGCCCCCGATCCTCGTGAACGAGCCCACGAGGCAGTCGTGTCCCGGACCACCAGCCCCGACGACCTGGCCTCGCTCCTCGCCATGCTGGACCTGCGGCCCGGCCCGGACGGCACGAAGCCGCGCACCGGGGACCGCGAAGGCCACCCCGGGCGCGGC is part of the Streptomyces subrutilus genome and encodes:
- a CDS encoding UDP-N-acetylglucosamine--N-acetylmuramyl-(pentapeptide) pyrophosphoryl-undecaprenol N-acetylglucosamine transferase codes for the protein MDTSSLPRSFRLLVTGGGTGGHTYPALTAIRTLQGRLAAAGGTLDVLWIGTADGLEARVAPAEGIAFRTVATGKIRRSANPLKMLSAANVKDMARVPLGVAQARSIVSEFQPDVVLATGGYVAVPAGLAARLCRRPLVLHEQTVRLGLANRKLASSATRIAVSSESSLPLLPAEVRERAVVTGNPVRPEVLTGHPDKAVAALALHGFERRLPTVYVTGGAQGAQQINGVVRDVLPWLLTHANVIHQCGPANVDELRAAAAGLDPVLAARYHLTGFVGAELPDVLALADVVVSRSGAGTLAELTALGKPAVFVPLATSAGNEQAHNARHLADAGAAVALLGEVTAHTLHDAVGPLLTDPARRAAMAERARAYGRPDAADRLVDVLLSAASG
- a CDS encoding PP2C family protein-serine/threonine phosphatase; translated protein: MIESGRPRPRRRTGPGRLVRLSPVILTVVIAGLAYATPPEMAFSRLLPAAPALAAAMWPVLPTVLLGTVCLFLMIGLGLVFPDLGTWWTAAGIIAVTVAAAYGSHVRLQRERTLFQVRLVADAAQQVVLSPMPRRFGSIEIESLYLAAAAEARIGGDFYEVVDTPYGVRLLIGDVRGKGLPAVGAAAAIVNAFREAAYSERDMVSVARRLDASSSRYNAAFPPDGPMERFATALLVQIPHGGGRIDILNCGHPPPLLLNPGELRVLESATPSPLLSLAELIGDHYNVDTFDFAPGDLLLLYTDGIAEARARDGEFFPLAAWMRGQPPTPPRELLAALHRDLLRYSRGRLDDDIAALAVRLCEP
- a CDS encoding NfeD family protein, which translates into the protein MDPWLIWLTAALLLGAAEIFTLTAALGLLGGAALITAAFAALGLPLPLQFLLFAVVATAGVLFVRPIALRRLAPPPEARFGVDALVGGSAYVTSEVTGWGGRVRIGGEEWTACAYDETLVIPPGTTVDVIEIKGTTALVYPRE
- a CDS encoding SPFH domain-containing protein — encoded protein: MEASAFLVVGLLVAVFAVFTVLRAVRIVPQARARNVERLGRYHRTLKPGLNIVIPYIDRVHPVIDLREQVVSFKPQPVITEDNLVVEIDTVLYFQVTDPRAAAYEIANFLQAVEQLTVTTLRNVVGSMDLEKTLTSRDTINNQLRGVLDEATGKWGLRVNRVEIKAIDPPQSIKDAMEKQMRAERDKRAAILGAEGQRQSQILTAEGDKQSAVLRAEGNRTAEILKAEGQSRAIDEVFQAVHRNDPDPKLLAYQYLQMLPQLAQGPGNTFWVIPGEVTSALQNVTRAFSHVLPQSAATREASSDDLAVQAANDAAKAAEAAAEALADAAEADASATGAAPFGSPAPAPRDPPQPPPPGPPG
- a CDS encoding YciI family protein, yielding MKYMIQMNVPVEQWDAVMSSYSKDDMEAMFAHMNALNEDLTSAGEWVDGQGLGGPSLVKTVRAGSDGRPQVTAGPGQAGGHILAGYWVVDVESEDRALEIAARASACPGPGGTPGSDPVEVHPIPGDPTQA
- a CDS encoding VOC family protein, which encodes MTVPKTTVLVLDSAEPELLARFYADLLGATVEPAPGDGELLLVTGPTGAVLGIRRDPSHVPPSWPLPEGSHQAHVLILVDAQDLDEAEREAVALGARPMTAQDDGAAPGSRTTVRRYADPAGHAFALEAEAPHLKP
- a CDS encoding mechanosensitive ion channel family protein — protein: MNTVLRLLTVLGGSVLLTVVAGWAAGLLLRRADTRHPETPLWNKLRRCLPALQIVLLAAVLRGAYRQTAWQPLQENQAAVGRILSLALIGAGAWLVVGVASAAVETGYARYATGTRDPARVRRVRTQVSLIMRVVTAVVAVVAVAAMLLVFPSFRALGTSMLASAGIIGIVAGIAAQSTLGNLFAGFQIAFGDMVRIGDTVVVAGEWGVVEDITLTFLAVRTWDERRITMPVSYFTSRPFENWSRGGVQMTGTVFFHCDHCAPVDLIRDKVHEILNHCREWDGRGWDVAVTETTPSTIVLRAIVTAKDADDLWTVRCAVREQLIAWLSEKHPDALPRVVLAPAPEANASWPGGMTGAVPKPCRT
- a CDS encoding YihY/virulence factor BrkB family protein, which codes for MRSVTGIPNTASRGTGRLAEVAVRTRGALARTAVRVWTDNVADQAAALTYYAVLALLPALVIAVSLVGLLGGATRDRLVAELTSYAPPQSAQVLREALDGLSAANTSIWLLLASGAVSALWSACSYLAVFRRALHTMHRVPDTRPPLRAAHTLLMTATLLLVLLVAGAAGLVVSGPAAHWAMRTAGAGSGTVHSVALLRWPVLLVVVTLLVLVLFRTGPAQTRGKRRGLPGGVLATLLWLAASGLFTLYTQLDTYGRLYGSLAGIVVFVVWLWFANLALLTGAQFNAERARDRAGRAAPGGPAGAATP
- the glgX gene encoding glycogen debranching protein GlgX, translated to MRTWTGKPYPLGATYDVSGTNFALFSEVAEAVELVLLDDAGHETRVPMTEIDRSAWHIHLPDVGPGQRYGYRVSGPFDPAAGHRCNPAKLLLDPYATAFDGALDHHESLYGHHFADGAEPNTLDSAGHTMLSVVTDRGFDWGDDRPPGHPYAESVIYEGHVRGLTRTHPALPEELRGTYAGIAHPAILDHLTGLGVTALELMPVHQFIQDGHLAEKGLSNYWGYNTIGFFAPHNAYAAAVGRGAQVTEFKQMVKALHAAGIEVILDVVYNHTAEGNDKGPVLAFKGIDNAAYYRLVDEDRSQYYDTTGTGNSLLMRHPNVLQLIMDSLRYWVQEMHVDGFRFDLAATLARQFHEVDRLSAFFDVIQQDPVISRVKLIAEPWDLGEGGYQVGNFPPLWSEWNGRYRDAVRDYWRGADGTLGEFAARITGSADLYEHDRRRPLASVNFVTAHDGFTLRDLVSYDRKHNEENGEDGRDGEDHNRSWNCGAEGETDDPGILALRERQQRNLMTTLILSQGIPMISHGDELGRTQGGNNNAYCQDNPTTWIDWNVDEPGRRLLEFTSGLIRLRRDHPVLRRRRFFSGRAAGHTGRLPADVEWLRPDATPMEDEDWTWPKAGALTVFLNGEAITEPDRYGNRVTDDSFLLMFNGSDTVIDFRLPGERFAVRWTQLVDTASTDAPDERELKAGSTLRLESFSTVVLRSAREDAAPDER